Proteins from a genomic interval of Colias croceus chromosome 2, ilColCroc2.1:
- the LOC123705683 gene encoding zinc finger protein 2 homolog isoform X2, which translates to MFTTNTVQAGTVPTLQYQEHTQKSQGKNMDNVQQKTAQQTQQTQQEFPTFCYTTNVNMIGKINAGTATGAGGVTGGVNIAQLTTNDEKTCYIAQPFSYNYALVNQMQIAPNGIQNTISNISFKCDVCGLMFGHLTLLNAHKRIHAQDTDNNITVVATGVSTSNEVAMPPHIQILSSDPSEQQQHHVQLQDTKPILLDKVQKCITCGNVIPNNPKRKGPKLIRCENCIAQGPVEHRNNQKDNTKFEVSGVSGVQASVDPLSTTQNNQQQKPLPGHHPVKKRNLASVTKCQNCNGSGIIFVGGNKNKSNQQNSDKSYHCNICGGSFSRYSSLWSHKKLHSGEKNFKCGICGIAFAKAVYLKNHSRIHTGEKPYRCNTCGMQFSQSPHLKNHERTHSGEKPYVCEVCDKGFARHATLWNHRRIHTGEKPYKCETCGSAFSQAAHLKNHAKVHSGEKPFKCDICTAAFADRFALKRHRGIHDKYGQTAPLPAKIQQNQHEQQQQQNSQQTSGTSQQQTNTQPAVEVEHCPEQAL; encoded by the exons ATGTTTACAACTAATACTGTCCAAGCCGGGACAGTGCCTACTTTACAATATCAGGAACACACTCAAAAGTCGCAAGGGAAAAATATGGATAATGTTCAGCAAAAAACTGCTCAACAGACACAACAAACTCAGCag GAGTTTCCTACATTTTGTTATACTACAAATGTTAACATGATTGGGAAAATAAATGCTGGGACTGCAACAGGAGCAGGCGGTGTGACAGGGGGAGTTAATATTGCCCAGTTAACTACCAATGATGAGAAAACTTGCTACATAGCGCAGCCTTTCTCATACAACTATGCTTTGGTCAACCAAATGCAAATAGCCCCTAATGGAATACAAAATACCATATCcaatattagttttaaatgtGATGTATGTGGACTGATGTTTGGGCATTTAACACTGTTAAATGCCCATAAAAGAATACACGCCCAAGATACAG ATAACAACATCACTGTAGTAGCAACCGGAGTTAGTACATCCAATGAGGTGGCGATGCCTCCGCACATACAAATACTCTCATCGGACCCCAGTGAACAACAACAGCATCATGTGCAACTACAGGATA CAAAACCTATTTTACTAGATAAGGTTCAGAAATGCATAACATGTGGGAATGTCATTCCAAATAACCCAAAAAGAAAAGGACCTAAACTTATAAGATGCGAAAACTGTATAGCGCAGGGTCCAGTGGAACATAGAAATAATCAAA AAGACAATACCAAGTTTGAAGTTAGCGGAGTGAGCGGGGTCCAAGCAAGTGTTGATCCATTGTCGACAACACAGAACAATCAGCAACAGAAACCAT tgcCCGGCCATCATCCTgtgaaaaaaagaaacttaGCATCAGTGACAAAATGCCAAAACTGCAATGGGTCCGGTATTATATTTGTGGgtggcaataaaaataaaagtaaccAACAAAACTCAGACAAATCATATCATTGTAATATTTGTGGAGGTTCCTTTTCAAGATATTCCTCGCTATGGTCACATAAAAAGTTACATTCTGGCGagaaaaactttaaatgtGGTATATGTGGAATTGCATTCGCAAAGGCTGTTTATCTTAAAAATCATTCTAGAATACACACTGGAGAAAAACCATAcag ATGTAATACTTGTGGTATGCAGTTCTCCCAGTCACCTCATTTGAAAAATCACGAAAGGACACACTCTGGAGAAAAGCCTTATGTTTGTgag GTTTGTGACAAAGGCTTCGCGAGACATGCGACTTTATGGAACCACCGGCGTATTCACACCGGCGAGAAACCTTACAA GTGTGAAACATGTGGATCGGCCTTCAGTCAAGCGGCTCATCTCAAGAACCATGCTAAAGTGCATTCAGGGGAGAAACCGTTCAAATGCGATATCTGCACCGCGGCGTTCGCAGACAGATTTGCGCTCAAACGACATAGAGGAATTCATGACAAATATG GTCAAACTGCACCATTGCCAGCAAAAATACAACAGAATCAACATGAGCAACAGCAGCAACAGAACTCGCAACAGACCAGTGGTACGAGCCAGCAACAAACCAACACGCAACCAGCAGTGGAAGTGGAACATTGTCCAGAGCAGGCGCTATGA
- the LOC123705708 gene encoding general transcription factor 3C polypeptide 6, which yields MNENEKFSETEEEIYVYVEFDESVSIEKYGNLHVLGIDTKNPIIQLDETFCSGNFETPLGTYMFFEDDPSAHTDDPLFDKLPEKNLKYFLKTRKFIKAEHVYVKQKDGIEKEFQERHTEPEIKPVTFTSITEAIEKFKKEWIKSETSTLDPK from the exons atgaatgagAATGAAAAATTTTCTGAAACGGAAGAagaaatttatgtttatgttgAATTTGATGAAAGTGTCAGTATTGAAAAGTATGGGAACTTGCATGTCTTAGGAATTGATACTAAAAATCCAATTATACAATTGGATGAAACCTTTTGCTCTG gtaACTTTGAGACTCCCCTAGGCACATACATGTTTTTCGAAGATGATCCATCAGCACATACAGATGACCCTCTATTTGATAAGTTACCagaaaaaaatttgaaatattttttaaagactcgaaaatttattaaagctGAACATGTATATGTCAAACAAAAGGATggtatag AGAAAGAATTTCAAGAAAGGCATACGGAACCAGAAATTAAACCAGTTACATTCACATCCATCACAGAagctattgaaaaatttaaaaaggagTGGATAAAATCCGAAACATCTACTCTGGATCCCAAATGA
- the LOC123705707 gene encoding nucleoside diphosphate kinase, whose product MAEPRERTFIMVKPDGVQRGLVGTIIERFEKKGFKLVALKFVWPSEELLQKHYSDLSERPFFPGLVNYMSSGPVVPMVWEGLNVVKTGRQMLGATNPADSLPGTIRGDLCIQVGRNIIHGSDAVESAKKEIALWFTEKELVGWTPAAENWVYE is encoded by the coding sequence ATGGCAGAACCACGTGAAAGAACCTTCATCATGGTAAAACCCGATGGCGTACAGCGCGGTCTCGTCGGCACCATCATTGAACGTTTCGAAAAGAAAGGCTTCAAACTGGTAGCTCTGAAGTTCGTGTGGCCCTCAGAGGAACTTCTGCAGAAACACTACAGCGACCTTTCTGAGAGACCTTTCTTCCCCGGTCTAGTGAACTACATGAGCTCTGGTCCCGTCGTGCCCATGGTATGGGAAGGCCTTAACGTAGTTAAAACTGGACGTCAAATGCTCGGTGCTACAAACCCAGCTGATTCTTTACCCGGTACTATTCGTGGTGATCTCTGCATTCAAGTTGGCCGCAACATTATCCACGGATCCGACGCCGTAGAGTCTGCTAAAAAGGAAATTGCTCTCTGGTTCACTGAAAAGGAACTGGTTGGCTGGACCCCAGCTGCTGAGAACTGGGTTTACgaataa
- the LOC123705710 gene encoding endothelial differentiation-related factor 1 homolog: MSDWDTVTILRKKPPKASALKTEQAVNAARRQGIPVDTQQKYGAGTNKQHGTTKNTAKLDRETEELRHDTIPLDLGKLIMQGRQAKGMSQKDLATKICEKPQIVNDYEAGRGIPNNIVLGKIERAIGIKLRGKERGQPLQPPGVKK; encoded by the coding sequence ATGTCGGATTGGGATACAGTAACAATTCTTCGTAAAAAGCCACCGAAGGCATCTGCTCTAAAGACTGAACAAGCTGTAAATGCAGCACGCCGTCAAGGAATTCCTGTAGACACTCAACAAAAATATGGTGCAGGAACTAATAAACAACATGGTACTACAAAGAATACAGCAAAACTAGACAGAGAAACTGAAGAATTGCGTCATGATACAATTCCGCTGGATCTTGGCAAATTGATAATGCAAGGACGACAAGCAAAAGGTATGAGTCAAAAAGATTTAGCCACAAAAATTTGTGAGAAACCACAAATTGTCAATGACTACGAAGCAGGTCGCGGGATTCCAAACAATATTGTACTCGGTAAAATTGAACGAGCGATTGGAATAAAACTTCGCGGAAAAGAAAGAGGCCAACCGCTACAGCCTCCTGGAGTAAAAAAATAG
- the LOC123705683 gene encoding zinc finger protein 679-like isoform X1, producing MFTTNTVQAGTVPTLQYQEHTQKSQGKNMDNVQQKTAQQTQQTQQEFPTFCYTTNVNMIGKINAGTATGAGGVTGGVNIAQLTTNDEKTCYIAQPFSYNYALVNQMQIAPNGIQNTISNISFKCDVCGLMFGHLTLLNAHKRIHAQDTDNNITVVATGVSTSNEVAMPPHIQILSSDPSEQQQHHVQLQDTKPILLDKVQKCITCGNVIPNNPKRKGPKLIRCENCIAQGPVEHRNNQMNTTQIFVAAEDNTKFEVSGVSGVQASVDPLSTTQNNQQQKPLPGHHPVKKRNLASVTKCQNCNGSGIIFVGGNKNKSNQQNSDKSYHCNICGGSFSRYSSLWSHKKLHSGEKNFKCGICGIAFAKAVYLKNHSRIHTGEKPYRCNTCGMQFSQSPHLKNHERTHSGEKPYVCEVCDKGFARHATLWNHRRIHTGEKPYKCETCGSAFSQAAHLKNHAKVHSGEKPFKCDICTAAFADRFALKRHRGIHDKYGQTAPLPAKIQQNQHEQQQQQNSQQTSGTSQQQTNTQPAVEVEHCPEQAL from the exons ATGTTTACAACTAATACTGTCCAAGCCGGGACAGTGCCTACTTTACAATATCAGGAACACACTCAAAAGTCGCAAGGGAAAAATATGGATAATGTTCAGCAAAAAACTGCTCAACAGACACAACAAACTCAGCag GAGTTTCCTACATTTTGTTATACTACAAATGTTAACATGATTGGGAAAATAAATGCTGGGACTGCAACAGGAGCAGGCGGTGTGACAGGGGGAGTTAATATTGCCCAGTTAACTACCAATGATGAGAAAACTTGCTACATAGCGCAGCCTTTCTCATACAACTATGCTTTGGTCAACCAAATGCAAATAGCCCCTAATGGAATACAAAATACCATATCcaatattagttttaaatgtGATGTATGTGGACTGATGTTTGGGCATTTAACACTGTTAAATGCCCATAAAAGAATACACGCCCAAGATACAG ATAACAACATCACTGTAGTAGCAACCGGAGTTAGTACATCCAATGAGGTGGCGATGCCTCCGCACATACAAATACTCTCATCGGACCCCAGTGAACAACAACAGCATCATGTGCAACTACAGGATA CAAAACCTATTTTACTAGATAAGGTTCAGAAATGCATAACATGTGGGAATGTCATTCCAAATAACCCAAAAAGAAAAGGACCTAAACTTATAAGATGCGAAAACTGTATAGCGCAGGGTCCAGTGGAACATAGAAATAATCAAA TGAATAcaacacaaatatttgtgGCCGCAGAAGACAATACCAAGTTTGAAGTTAGCGGAGTGAGCGGGGTCCAAGCAAGTGTTGATCCATTGTCGACAACACAGAACAATCAGCAACAGAAACCAT tgcCCGGCCATCATCCTgtgaaaaaaagaaacttaGCATCAGTGACAAAATGCCAAAACTGCAATGGGTCCGGTATTATATTTGTGGgtggcaataaaaataaaagtaaccAACAAAACTCAGACAAATCATATCATTGTAATATTTGTGGAGGTTCCTTTTCAAGATATTCCTCGCTATGGTCACATAAAAAGTTACATTCTGGCGagaaaaactttaaatgtGGTATATGTGGAATTGCATTCGCAAAGGCTGTTTATCTTAAAAATCATTCTAGAATACACACTGGAGAAAAACCATAcag ATGTAATACTTGTGGTATGCAGTTCTCCCAGTCACCTCATTTGAAAAATCACGAAAGGACACACTCTGGAGAAAAGCCTTATGTTTGTgag GTTTGTGACAAAGGCTTCGCGAGACATGCGACTTTATGGAACCACCGGCGTATTCACACCGGCGAGAAACCTTACAA GTGTGAAACATGTGGATCGGCCTTCAGTCAAGCGGCTCATCTCAAGAACCATGCTAAAGTGCATTCAGGGGAGAAACCGTTCAAATGCGATATCTGCACCGCGGCGTTCGCAGACAGATTTGCGCTCAAACGACATAGAGGAATTCATGACAAATATG GTCAAACTGCACCATTGCCAGCAAAAATACAACAGAATCAACATGAGCAACAGCAGCAACAGAACTCGCAACAGACCAGTGGTACGAGCCAGCAACAAACCAACACGCAACCAGCAGTGGAAGTGGAACATTGTCCAGAGCAGGCGCTATGA